One region of Sulfurisphaera ohwakuensis genomic DNA includes:
- a CDS encoding APC family permease, translating into MQKSNVSKSKRKVLSFSDLFFLSFGGQAPFISLLTFGTVMIAMVGTEGAFAMLIATFVVFFNGLVIYYLSQKFKRGGGYYIYALYALTSRLGFNTGWNYLLYSLSYGGTLLAGGAYVLYIILSPFLPYLPQWFYALIASSLASGLVIAGVRSSAKYAMIMSLIEMIALILLSILFLYDSKWNFYNPIPTKLSPLLLEAVVFGLGIPTGYGSVAPLGEEAEPKDIGKAAIAVLFFGGLLATFFFYSLGALGFSGNLVEYLLSRFGLIGLPFLSFVALNDATLGGVSYILANSRTLEAMAKDAFFPTFLAKLREGEPIFAEAFSSAIFIGILVSLAYFIGLYGEFIILGALAGLNNLFVHLSANISLIRISSKRSKRNIDKIIVGIIATLISLFVFFYSLPTFEKYIVYVFFGWIILGFLYAEGLEIFKASSNE; encoded by the coding sequence ATGCAAAAAAGTAATGTTTCAAAGAGTAAAAGGAAAGTGCTTTCTTTCTCCGACTTATTCTTCTTATCTTTTGGTGGTCAAGCCCCATTTATTTCATTATTAACTTTTGGTACTGTTATGATTGCTATGGTTGGTACTGAAGGGGCTTTTGCCATGCTAATAGCTACTTTCGTAGTCTTCTTTAATGGCTTGGTAATTTATTATCTTTCTCAGAAGTTTAAGCGAGGGGGCGGTTACTATATTTACGCCTTATATGCGTTAACATCACGTTTAGGATTTAATACAGGTTGGAATTATTTGTTATATTCTCTTTCTTATGGTGGAACTTTATTAGCTGGTGGTGCATATGTTTTGTACATTATATTATCACCATTCTTACCGTATTTACCTCAGTGGTTTTATGCTCTTATTGCAAGTTCTTTAGCTTCTGGTTTAGTAATTGCTGGTGTTAGATCTTCAGCTAAATATGCTATGATAATGTCTCTAATTGAAATGATAGCTTTGATTTTATTATCTATTCTTTTTCTTTATGATTCAAAGTGGAATTTTTATAACCCCATTCCCACGAAATTGTCACCATTACTATTAGAGGCTGTTGTTTTCGGTTTAGGTATTCCTACCGGTTATGGTTCTGTTGCGCCTCTCGGTGAAGAGGCTGAGCCAAAGGATATTGGAAAGGCTGCAATTGCTGTACTCTTTTTCGGTGGTCTATTAGCAACTTTCTTCTTTTATTCATTAGGTGCGTTAGGTTTCAGTGGCAATTTGGTTGAATATTTACTTTCTCGTTTTGGTCTGATCGGACTTCCGTTTCTAAGTTTTGTTGCTCTCAATGATGCTACTTTGGGTGGAGTGTCATATATTTTAGCTAACTCAAGAACTTTAGAAGCTATGGCTAAAGATGCATTTTTCCCGACTTTTTTAGCTAAATTAAGGGAAGGTGAACCTATTTTTGCGGAAGCATTTTCTTCGGCAATTTTTATCGGTATCCTAGTCTCTTTAGCTTATTTTATTGGATTATATGGAGAATTTATAATTTTAGGAGCTTTAGCGGGTTTAAATAACTTGTTTGTTCATTTATCTGCTAATATATCTCTTATAAGAATATCGTCTAAAAGAAGTAAAAGAAATATAGATAAAATAATTGTTGGTATTATTGCTACTCTTATTAGTCTCTTTGTATTTTTCTATTCACTACCAACTTTCGAGAAATACATTGTTTATGTATTTTTTGGTTGGATTATCTTAGGCTTCTTATATGCAGAGGGTTTAGAGATTTTTAAGGCTAGCTCTAATGAATAA
- a CDS encoding MFS transporter codes for MLSKRQLALLSLGTSLSFWDIFNVPYIENFASKNLGEVSSVLILSAEMIGYFIGGVLNGFFATKFGRKPGLLLSMFLIALGSLIGFFSFSPIQLVIAELIIGIGIEGEVAIVPSYVSEMVSKDFRGRAVGLTSMFGFLMSLVVGPMAVFLGEKYWRLLFLPSIVIAFLALIFRFKLPESKMWIERKYEKLKWDKMVIIFVLIWFTSYFTGYSLFSTPIFYTITSKGFENSNLYFTYILYGDPIGVVFASILNDYFERKYFSALANLLSGGLVIVWPFFTGLPFLIIGFLIMFFQGFKFPVMYAYTSENFATKIRTIGYGIADGIGHLGGAVGPIVMALLYLENVSVSYTIVGIMSVISALFILYFGVITKGKSLEEIKG; via the coding sequence GTGTTAAGTAAGAGACAATTGGCCTTACTATCTTTAGGAACATCACTAAGTTTTTGGGATATATTTAATGTTCCATATATAGAGAACTTCGCATCAAAAAATCTAGGTGAAGTATCTTCAGTACTAATATTATCAGCAGAGATGATAGGATATTTTATAGGCGGTGTGCTTAATGGATTTTTTGCAACTAAGTTTGGAAGGAAACCTGGGTTATTATTATCAATGTTTTTAATAGCACTCGGTTCTCTCATCGGTTTCTTCTCGTTCTCACCAATCCAATTGGTAATTGCTGAACTGATTATTGGCATAGGTATCGAAGGAGAGGTAGCCATAGTTCCTTCTTACGTCTCAGAAATGGTTTCTAAAGATTTTAGAGGAAGAGCTGTAGGATTAACTTCAATGTTCGGATTCCTAATGAGTCTTGTAGTAGGTCCTATGGCTGTTTTTCTCGGAGAAAAATATTGGAGATTATTATTCCTTCCTAGCATTGTTATAGCTTTCCTGGCCTTAATCTTTAGATTTAAACTCCCAGAATCAAAAATGTGGATTGAGAGGAAGTATGAAAAACTAAAATGGGATAAAATGGTTATAATCTTCGTTCTAATTTGGTTTACTAGCTATTTCACTGGATATTCATTATTTTCTACGCCTATTTTTTACACAATAACTTCAAAGGGATTTGAGAATTCTAACCTATACTTCACATACATACTTTACGGTGATCCAATAGGGGTAGTTTTTGCATCGATTTTAAATGATTATTTTGAAAGGAAATATTTCTCAGCATTAGCTAATCTACTTTCCGGTGGGCTAGTTATAGTATGGCCTTTCTTTACTGGCTTACCGTTTCTAATTATTGGGTTTTTGATTATGTTCTTTCAAGGTTTTAAGTTTCCAGTAATGTATGCTTATACTTCAGAAAATTTTGCAACTAAGATTAGAACAATAGGATATGGTATTGCTGACGGTATAGGTCATTTAGGGGGAGCTGTGGGACCAATAGTTATGGCCTTACTCTATCTAGAAAACGTAAGTGTTTCATATACTATTGTTGGAATTATGTCAGTTATTTCAGCATTATTTATATTGTACTTTGGTGTAATAACAAAAGGGAAGTCATTAGAGGAAATCAAAGGATGA